The following coding sequences are from one Haliotis asinina isolate JCU_RB_2024 chromosome 3, JCU_Hal_asi_v2, whole genome shotgun sequence window:
- the LOC137276640 gene encoding cytochrome P450 2C3-like, giving the protein MLKLSTAALVASIALMTGMLIFSTPLILVFITVSLVLWLSTRRPPGLPPGPPRLPLVGNILQMGKDFRVSFSGMRRQYGDIFSVYLFYKPIIVLNGYDVIKEALVKNADVFSCRAHSYITDLYCEGKGILNSGGAIWKDIRKFTVSSLRELGMASSNTEEKIQQELNLLLKAFEDEGSKEFDCKDLIYTAMSNVICGVLFGKRQYDYNETRYAKLTSAFDGIFGEDGEVTIVDLFPAVRLLPGDVFNYKKLMKSIGVMKAELARLVEDSINNYDEDNIKDFASALIKELRRKTHKGQAFDESHLKMTLTDVFMGGTTDGGNILVWSVLYLLHYPEVQEKCFQLIKQQIGLDRRPTMMDKPNLPYVEAVYSEILRQVDMVPFGMPYTVDHDVQFKGYDIPKGTTVWPMLNSVLYDESVWGDPNKFRPERFLNDEGNFEKREEFMPFSIGRRACIGQSLFRMEQFLILTTLIQRFKFVPASGKLTPLFGTVSIVDTAPPFKCKVIPRNA; this is encoded by the exons ATGCTTAAACTCAGCACTGCTGCCCTAGTGGCTTCTATCGCACTGATGACGGGAATGTTGATTTTTAGTACACCTCTGATACTAGTGTTTATCACTGTATCATTAGTACTATGGCTGTCAACACGGCGTCCCCCTGGGCTCCCACCCGGACCCCCTCGTCTTCCACTGGTGGGCAACATTCTTCAAATGGGCAAAGACTTCCGAGTTAGTTTCAGCGGTATGCGACGTCAGTACGGCGACATCTTCAGCGTGTACTTATTCTACAAACCGATCATCGTCCTCAACGGCTACGACGTTATCAAGGAGGCCCTGGTTAAGAACGCCGACGTTTTTTCATGCAGGGCTCATTCATATATCACGGATCTTTACTGTGAGGGCAAAG GAATATTGAACTCTGGTGGAGCAATATGGAAAGACATAAGAAAGTTCACTGTGTCCAGTCTTAGAGAATTGGGAATGGCAAGTTCAAACACTGAAGAGAAAATTCAGCAGGAGTTGAATTTACTTTTAAAAGCCTTCGAGGATGAAGGTTCAAAGGAGTTCGATTGTAAAGATCTGATCTACACTGCTATGTCCAATGTTATTTGTGGAGTTCTTTTCGGAAAGCGCCAGTATGACTACAATGAAACACGGTACGCTAAGCTGACAAGTGCATTTGAtggaatatttggggaagacgGGGAAGTAACCATTGTCGATCTGTTCCCAGCTGTGAGGTTGCTACCAGGAGATGTCTTTAACTATAAAAAGCTTATGAAAAGTATAGGGGTAATGAAGGCAGAGCTAGCCCGACTCGTTGAGGATAGCATCAACAACTATGACGAAGATAACATTAAAGATTTTGCCTCAGCTCTCATCAAAGAGCTGCGACGCAAGACGCACAAGGGCCAGGCGTTTGATG AGAGTCACCTtaagatgactttgactgacgTCTTTATGGGGGGAACAACTGATGGTGGCAACATCCTCGTATGGTCAGTTCTATATCTACTCCACTACCCTGAAGTCCAGGAGAAGTGTTTCCAGCTCATCAAACAACAAATCGGGCTTGACAGACGACCCACGATGATGGACAAGCCCAACCTACCTTATGTTGAGGCTGTGTATTCAGAAATATTAAGACAAGTAGATATGGTACCCTTTGGAATGCCCTATACAGTCGATCACGATGTCCAATTCAAGGGTTACGACATCCCTAAGGGAACCACCGTATGGCCCATGTTAAACTCAGTGCTCTACGACGAGTCGGTGTGGGGAGATCCCAACAAATTCAGACCGGAGCGTTTTCTGAATGATGAAGGGAACTTCGAAAAGAGGGAGGAATTCATGCCCTTTTCTATTG GACGCCGTGCTTGTATAGGACAATCACTGTTTCGCATGGAACAATTCCTGATTCTGACCACCTTGATTCAGAGGTTCAAGTTCGTCCCTGCTAGTGGAAAGCTGACACCCCTGTTTGGAACAGTGAGCATAGTTGATACTGCACCCCCTTTCAAGTGCAAAGTCATACCAAGGAACGCTTGA